From one Thalassospira lucentensis genomic stretch:
- a CDS encoding peptidase C39 family protein, which translates to MTKLDLRIATDGDLDALCEIENSSFDIDRLSRRAFKRFLGSETARLCVAERDGAVVGYALVIFRSNVAMARLYSMAVLETQRGQGIGRALLTRAEELSLDFGAPILRLEVNPGNETAIGLFKAAGYREFALYPDYYPDHSDALRMERVLVPQSLRRPSPIHFYHQTMPFTCGPAALMMAMNALDPNVEMDRNQEIALWREATTVFMTSGHGGCGPLGLGLAAHKRGFDVEVLSSRDGPLFVDTVRKPKNREVVELVHYDFARQAREAGIPVTTGPFSIAEIEERSKQGKIALVLISQYRIYGDKIPHWVVVSGFDDRYVYVTDPDIGDDHEPFSGSDCVSTPILRNEFDLMVRYGRDKLQAAVFIEKRAG; encoded by the coding sequence TTGACCAAACTTGACCTTCGTATCGCAACAGATGGGGACCTTGATGCCCTGTGCGAGATCGAAAACAGTTCATTTGATATTGACCGTTTGTCACGCCGCGCTTTCAAGCGTTTCCTTGGCAGCGAGACGGCGCGCCTTTGTGTTGCTGAACGCGATGGTGCGGTTGTCGGCTATGCCCTGGTAATTTTCCGATCCAACGTTGCGATGGCACGGCTTTATTCCATGGCGGTTCTGGAGACGCAGCGTGGGCAGGGGATCGGCCGGGCACTCCTGACCCGGGCCGAGGAACTCAGCCTTGATTTCGGGGCCCCGATCCTGCGGCTTGAAGTCAATCCGGGTAACGAAACGGCGATTGGATTGTTCAAGGCGGCGGGATATCGCGAGTTTGCCCTTTATCCCGATTATTATCCCGATCATTCCGACGCGCTGCGCATGGAACGTGTTCTGGTGCCGCAATCCCTGCGTCGGCCATCGCCAATCCATTTTTATCACCAGACCATGCCATTCACCTGTGGACCAGCGGCATTGATGATGGCGATGAACGCGCTTGATCCCAATGTCGAAATGGATCGCAATCAGGAAATTGCGCTTTGGCGTGAGGCAACGACCGTTTTCATGACATCGGGGCATGGCGGGTGCGGGCCGCTTGGCCTTGGACTGGCGGCGCACAAACGCGGTTTTGATGTCGAGGTTTTAAGCAGCCGTGACGGGCCGCTTTTTGTTGATACGGTACGTAAACCCAAGAACCGCGAAGTCGTGGAACTGGTGCATTATGATTTCGCCCGTCAGGCGCGCGAGGCCGGTATTCCGGTAACCACCGGGCCGTTCAGCATTGCAGAAATCGAGGAACGGTCAAAACAGGGCAAGATCGCGCTTGTCCTGATCAGCCAGTATCGTATTTACGGCGATAAAATCCCGCACTGGGTTGTGGTTTCGGGATTTGATGACCGGTATGTCTATGTCACCGATCCGGATATTGGCGATGATCACGAACCATTCAGCGGCAGCGATTGCGTATCAACGCCGATCCTGCGCAACGAGTTTGACCTTATGGTGCGTTATGGCCGCGACAAGCTTCAGGCAGCAGTCTTCATTGAAAAAAGGGCCGGATAA
- a CDS encoding TIGR01244 family sulfur transferase — MKRLNDELTVSPQMPLDAVNDIAGAGFKTIVCNRPDNEDPGQPSFAEVEAKAKSLGLAAVFLPVASGNVSDADADAFAKVLSEAEKPVFAYCRSGTRCTILWSLASAGNLPVEDIVKTAAGAGYDMSPLAPRIAARS, encoded by the coding sequence ATGAAACGCCTGAATGATGAACTGACCGTCTCGCCGCAGATGCCCCTTGATGCTGTTAATGACATCGCCGGGGCCGGTTTCAAGACCATTGTCTGTAATCGTCCGGACAACGAGGACCCCGGTCAGCCATCATTCGCAGAAGTCGAGGCAAAGGCAAAAAGCCTTGGTCTTGCCGCCGTGTTTCTTCCGGTTGCAAGCGGCAATGTTTCGGATGCCGATGCCGATGCCTTTGCCAAGGTTCTGAGCGAGGCTGAAAAACCGGTATTCGCGTATTGCCGTAGTGGCACGCGCTGCACGATCCTTTGGTCGCTTGCCAGTGCTGGCAATTTGCCGGTTGAAGATATTGTCAAAACGGCTGCGGGGGCGGGATATGACATGTCGCCTCTGGCACCCCGGATTGCCGCGCGCAGCTAA
- a CDS encoding DUF2892 domain-containing protein — protein MKSNVGKIDRALRVILGVVLIALPFVVATETGPFAALGGFGWVAMIAGAIMILTGGMRFCPLYRILGIGTCPIDTKSAR, from the coding sequence ATGAAATCCAATGTCGGAAAAATTGATCGTGCTTTGCGTGTAATTCTTGGCGTCGTTCTGATTGCGCTGCCGTTTGTTGTTGCGACGGAGACCGGCCCGTTTGCAGCACTTGGCGGATTTGGCTGGGTGGCGATGATTGCCGGTGCAATCATGATCCTGACCGGTGGGATGCGGTTTTGCCCGCTTTATCGCATTCTGGGTATCGGGACATGCCCGATTGATACAAAATCCGCCAGATAA
- a CDS encoding TenA family protein: MTDKFASVADWPIWHDQNPGNTFSQWLKACVADDWHKVTHHPFTDAWGKAAVPDRNLKNYLIQDHRFIDRFVALLAGAVSRAPTLADRIPACQFLALLTGPENTYFERSLDALGVTEQERCEMPDWDVTADFKDLMRTAMESNDYASMLAVLAVAEGTYLGWADRVHNEIESHPKEFWYAEWLDLHIGTYFESVVAFLNDQLDKTGPTLDDAARANCLSCFRKATELEVRFFDAAWGSQT; the protein is encoded by the coding sequence ATGACCGATAAATTCGCATCCGTTGCCGATTGGCCGATCTGGCACGATCAAAATCCGGGCAACACTTTTTCCCAATGGCTAAAGGCATGTGTTGCCGATGACTGGCACAAGGTCACCCATCATCCCTTTACCGATGCCTGGGGCAAGGCCGCCGTTCCTGACCGCAACCTTAAAAACTATCTGATTCAGGATCACCGTTTTATCGACCGGTTTGTCGCTCTTCTGGCTGGTGCCGTATCGCGTGCCCCGACCCTTGCCGACAGGATTCCGGCCTGCCAGTTTCTCGCCCTTCTGACCGGACCGGAAAACACCTATTTCGAACGCTCACTTGATGCGCTTGGCGTCACCGAACAGGAACGCTGCGAAATGCCCGACTGGGACGTCACCGCGGACTTCAAGGACCTGATGCGCACCGCCATGGAAAGCAACGACTACGCCAGCATGCTGGCGGTTCTGGCTGTCGCCGAAGGCACCTATCTTGGCTGGGCGGACCGGGTTCACAATGAAATCGAAAGCCACCCCAAAGAGTTCTGGTACGCCGAATGGCTTGATCTGCATATCGGGACCTATTTCGAAAGCGTCGTCGCCTTCCTGAATGATCAGCTTGATAAAACCGGACCGACACTGGATGACGCTGCCCGCGCAAACTGTCTTTCCTGTTTCCGCAAGGCAACCGAACTTGAAGTCCGGTTCTTTGACGCGGCATGGGGTTCACAAACGTGA
- a CDS encoding GNAT family N-acetyltransferase: MGFTNVITIRPYRATDASVLTEIYTRSVTELGSRAYNPDQVGIWATLAPTAERFAELMDDGRLRLIAADENDQPVAFCDLEADGHIHFLYALPELAGTGAVTTLYDALEKAARDRNIAKLYSEASELAKGFLLKHGFHVLERRDFEVAGVPIHNYAVEKRLRPVT, encoded by the coding sequence ATGGGGTTCACAAACGTGATCACCATCCGCCCGTATCGCGCAACCGATGCATCGGTGCTGACCGAAATTTATACCCGTTCTGTTACGGAACTGGGATCGCGTGCCTATAACCCCGATCAGGTCGGCATCTGGGCAACCCTTGCTCCAACCGCAGAACGGTTTGCCGAACTGATGGACGATGGTCGGCTGCGCCTGATCGCGGCGGATGAAAACGACCAGCCCGTCGCCTTTTGCGATCTCGAAGCCGACGGACACATCCATTTCCTGTATGCCCTGCCCGAACTTGCCGGGACCGGTGCGGTCACGACACTGTATGACGCCCTCGAAAAAGCGGCACGTGACCGCAACATCGCAAAGCTTTATTCCGAAGCCAGCGAACTTGCCAAAGGCTTCCTGTTAAAACACGGTTTTCACGTGCTTGAACGCCGGGATTTTGAAGTCGCCGGTGTCCCGATCCATAACTATGCCGTCGAAAAACGCCTGCGGCCTGTGACCTGA
- a CDS encoding 3-carboxy-cis,cis-muconate cycloisomerase — MTISPFDSAMLGNLFADAEIAALFTDDAQIASMVLFEAALASAEASAGVIPEASANRIADVCREFRPDPASLAAGTASAGVPVPALVKALKAEIGGDDARYVHFGATSQDVFDTGLVLRLRDAVAIIRRRTRKLIKALIAQAETHRATVMIGRTRSQQAVPTTFGLKAAGWLAPLVRIDQRIDTLCSDLFRLSFGGAAGTLASIGDKAIEVERNLADELELPPTDMPWHSQRDVLVDFAAQLTALSGALGKMGLDLVLLAQSEIAEVQPGKGGGSSTMPHKSNPVQAEMLITLARFNAGQLGTFAQSQIHEHERSGASWLLEWLTLPQMIMATGAGLAQAVDMVPSLKVNTDRMAANLELSRGAMLAEAATFALAEHLGRDVADKLVKDALSRSAANQSNLFDELPKMTDVGIDWAKLRDPANYIGQADSYVERVVTTARRAIKDS, encoded by the coding sequence ATGACAATTTCGCCCTTTGATTCCGCGATGCTTGGCAATCTGTTTGCCGATGCGGAAATTGCCGCGCTTTTTACCGATGATGCGCAGATCGCATCGATGGTTCTGTTTGAGGCGGCATTGGCATCGGCCGAAGCAAGCGCAGGCGTGATCCCGGAAGCAAGTGCGAACCGTATTGCCGATGTGTGCCGCGAATTTCGCCCCGATCCGGCGTCGCTTGCGGCGGGTACGGCAAGTGCCGGTGTGCCGGTTCCGGCATTGGTCAAGGCGCTTAAGGCCGAGATTGGCGGGGATGATGCGCGCTATGTCCATTTTGGCGCGACCAGTCAGGATGTGTTTGATACGGGGCTGGTGTTACGGCTTCGCGATGCGGTGGCGATTATCCGCCGCCGGACGCGCAAGCTGATCAAGGCATTGATTGCACAGGCCGAAACCCACCGGGCGACGGTGATGATCGGACGCACCCGTTCCCAGCAGGCCGTGCCGACCACATTCGGGCTTAAAGCCGCCGGATGGCTGGCACCATTGGTGCGGATTGATCAGCGGATTGATACGTTATGTTCTGACTTGTTCCGGTTAAGTTTTGGCGGGGCGGCCGGGACGCTGGCGTCCATCGGTGATAAGGCGATTGAGGTTGAACGCAATCTGGCCGATGAACTTGAACTGCCCCCAACCGATATGCCGTGGCACAGCCAGCGCGATGTTCTGGTCGATTTTGCTGCACAGTTAACCGCACTTAGCGGTGCGCTTGGCAAGATGGGGCTGGATTTGGTGTTGCTGGCGCAATCCGAAATTGCCGAAGTCCAGCCGGGCAAGGGCGGCGGATCATCGACCATGCCGCATAAATCCAACCCGGTTCAGGCCGAGATGCTGATCACGCTGGCGCGGTTCAATGCCGGGCAGCTTGGCACATTTGCGCAAAGCCAGATCCATGAACATGAACGATCCGGGGCAAGCTGGTTGCTGGAATGGCTGACATTGCCGCAGATGATCATGGCAACCGGGGCCGGATTGGCGCAGGCGGTTGATATGGTGCCGAGCCTTAAGGTCAATACTGACCGGATGGCGGCCAATCTTGAACTGTCACGCGGGGCGATGCTGGCGGAAGCCGCGACCTTTGCCCTTGCCGAGCATCTTGGGCGTGATGTGGCAGACAAGTTGGTGAAAGACGCGTTGTCGCGATCTGCGGCCAATCAAAGCAATCTGTTTGATGAGTTGCCCAAAATGACCGATGTCGGGATTGACTGGGCCAAGCTGCGCGATCCGGCGAACTATATCGGACAGGCCGATAGCTATGTCGAGCGGGTGGTGACAACCGCACGGCGGGCGATCAAGGATAGCTGA
- the pcaF gene encoding 3-oxoadipyl-CoA thiolase, with translation MADAYICDFIRTPIGRFGGSLSSVRADDLGAIPLKALIERNPNIDFGDVDDVIFGCANQAGEDNRNVARMSSLLAGLPENVTGTTVNRLCGSGMDAIIMAARAIKSGEADLMIAGGVESMSRAPFVMPKAETAFSRNAEIYDTTIGWRFINPVMKKQYGVDSMPETGENVAEDFKISRADQDAFAARSQDKAVAAQENGNLAAEITPVTIPQRKADPIIVDKDEHPRPGTTAEKLGKLPTPFREGGSVTAGNASGVNDGAAALIIASDAAVKKYGLKPIAKVLGGATAGVAPRIMGFGPAPASKKLLARHGLTTDQLDVIELNEAFASQGLATLRDLGIADDDARVNPNGGAIALGHPLGMSGARITGTAAMQLKRAGGKYALATMCIGVGQGIAIVLEAV, from the coding sequence ATGGCTGATGCTTATATCTGCGATTTTATTCGCACCCCGATTGGCCGTTTTGGCGGCAGTCTTTCGTCGGTCCGTGCGGACGACCTTGGTGCCATTCCGCTGAAGGCGTTAATCGAACGCAACCCGAATATCGATTTCGGCGATGTCGATGACGTGATTTTCGGATGTGCCAACCAGGCCGGTGAAGACAATCGCAACGTGGCGCGCATGTCGTCGCTTCTGGCCGGGTTGCCGGAAAATGTGACCGGCACGACGGTCAATCGTCTGTGCGGGTCGGGTATGGATGCGATCATCATGGCCGCACGTGCGATCAAATCGGGCGAGGCCGATCTGATGATTGCGGGCGGTGTTGAAAGCATGTCGCGTGCCCCGTTTGTGATGCCAAAGGCCGAAACGGCCTTTTCGCGCAATGCGGAAATCTATGACACCACGATTGGCTGGCGTTTCATCAATCCGGTGATGAAAAAGCAGTACGGCGTTGATTCCATGCCGGAAACCGGTGAAAACGTTGCCGAGGATTTCAAGATCAGCCGTGCTGATCAGGATGCCTTTGCCGCCCGTTCGCAGGACAAGGCGGTGGCCGCACAGGAAAACGGCAATCTGGCCGCGGAAATCACGCCGGTCACCATTCCGCAGCGCAAGGCCGACCCGATCATCGTTGACAAGGATGAACATCCGCGTCCGGGCACCACGGCCGAAAAGCTTGGCAAACTGCCGACCCCGTTCCGCGAAGGTGGTTCGGTAACGGCAGGCAACGCATCGGGTGTGAATGATGGTGCGGCAGCATTGATCATTGCATCGGATGCGGCGGTCAAGAAATACGGCCTGAAACCGATTGCCAAGGTTCTTGGTGGTGCGACGGCGGGTGTTGCGCCACGCATCATGGGCTTTGGCCCGGCACCGGCCAGCAAGAAGCTTCTGGCGCGTCATGGCCTTACGACCGATCAGCTTGACGTGATCGAACTGAACGAGGCGTTTGCCTCGCAGGGGCTGGCGACGTTGCGCGATCTTGGCATTGCCGATGACGATGCGCGTGTGAACCCGAATGGCGGGGCGATTGCCCTTGGTCATCCGCTTGGCATGTCGGGCGCACGTATCACCGGGACGGCTGCGATGCAGCTGAAACGTGCCGGTGGTAAATATGCGCTGGCGACGATGTGCATTGGCGTCGGACAGGGTATTGCCATTGTGCTTGAAGCGGTCTGA
- a CDS encoding CoA-transferase subunit beta: MVDYTPTEMMTVSASRALKNDDVCFVGIGMPSAACNLARLTHAPELTLIYESGTIGTKPDVLPLSIGDGELCETAVNTVPVPEMFRYWLQGGKISVGFLGAAQLDKYGNINTTVIGDYDDPKVRLPGGGGAPEIATSCGEVFLVMKQSKRGFVEKIDFVTSLGHGKGGDDRASYGVDTKGPSRLITDLCIMEPHPVGKHFIVTSIHPGVTREDIIENTGWAVEFADEVAETPVPDAHELQVLRDLHARTAKAHEGQQ; the protein is encoded by the coding sequence ATGGTTGACTATACCCCTACCGAAATGATGACGGTTTCTGCCTCGCGCGCACTCAAGAATGACGATGTGTGCTTTGTCGGCATCGGCATGCCGTCGGCAGCGTGCAACCTTGCGCGTTTGACGCATGCGCCGGAACTGACCCTTATTTATGAAAGCGGCACGATTGGTACGAAGCCAGACGTATTGCCGTTATCCATCGGTGATGGCGAGCTTTGCGAAACGGCTGTCAATACCGTGCCGGTGCCGGAAATGTTCCGTTACTGGTTGCAGGGCGGCAAGATTTCCGTCGGCTTCCTTGGCGCGGCACAGCTTGATAAATACGGCAACATCAACACCACCGTGATCGGCGATTATGACGATCCCAAGGTTCGCCTGCCGGGTGGTGGTGGCGCGCCGGAAATCGCGACGAGCTGTGGCGAGGTGTTTCTGGTGATGAAACAGAGCAAGCGCGGCTTTGTTGAAAAGATCGATTTCGTGACCTCGCTTGGTCATGGCAAGGGCGGTGATGACCGCGCATCTTATGGTGTCGATACCAAAGGTCCGTCGCGGCTGATTACCGATCTTTGCATCATGGAACCGCATCCGGTTGGCAAGCATTTCATCGTGACATCGATCCATCCGGGCGTGACGCGCGAAGATATTATCGAAAACACCGGCTGGGCTGTTGAATTTGCGGATGAAGTCGCCGAAACTCCGGTGCCCGACGCGCACGAGCTTCAGGTCCTGCGTGACTTGCATGCCCGCACCGCCAAGGCCCATGAAGGCCAGCAGTAA
- a CDS encoding CoA transferase subunit A — MVARFMSLKEAVASCIKDGDTVSMEGFTHLIPHAAGHEVIRQGISDLTLIRMTPDMIYDQLIGAGCARKLVFSWGGNPGVGSLHRLRDAVQEGWPHKLEIEEHSHAAMANAYDAGAAGLPCAVFKGYRGAELPRVNKNIKFIECPFTGERLAAVPAIRPDVAVVHAQKANKKGDVLFEGIVGVQKEAVLAAKKSIITVEDIVDNFDDVPYNAVMLPNWAVTAIVEVPGGAHPSYAQGYYKRDNAFYKAWDKIANDRDSFTAWIDEHVMKGGPEDFAAKREANKG, encoded by the coding sequence GTGGTTGCACGTTTCATGTCGCTTAAAGAGGCTGTCGCATCCTGCATCAAGGATGGCGATACCGTCTCGATGGAAGGTTTCACGCATCTGATCCCGCATGCCGCCGGGCACGAGGTCATCCGTCAGGGGATCAGTGATCTGACCCTGATCCGGATGACGCCCGATATGATCTATGATCAGCTGATCGGGGCCGGTTGTGCAAGGAAACTGGTGTTTTCGTGGGGCGGCAACCCCGGTGTCGGGTCGTTGCACCGGTTGCGCGATGCGGTTCAGGAAGGCTGGCCGCACAAGCTTGAGATCGAGGAACACAGCCACGCGGCAATGGCCAATGCCTATGACGCGGGGGCGGCGGGTCTGCCCTGTGCGGTGTTCAAGGGATATCGCGGGGCGGAATTGCCGCGCGTGAACAAGAACATCAAATTCATCGAATGCCCGTTCACCGGTGAACGTCTGGCAGCGGTTCCGGCCATTCGACCGGATGTGGCGGTTGTCCATGCCCAGAAAGCCAACAAGAAGGGCGATGTCCTGTTTGAAGGTATTGTCGGGGTTCAGAAGGAAGCCGTTCTGGCAGCGAAAAAATCGATCATCACGGTCGAGGACATTGTCGATAATTTCGATGATGTTCCCTACAACGCCGTGATGCTGCCGAACTGGGCGGTGACCGCGATTGTCGAGGTGCCCGGTGGCGCACATCCGTCTTATGCCCAGGGTTATTACAAGCGTGACAACGCGTTTTACAAGGCGTGGGACAAGATTGCCAATGATCGCGACAGTTTCACCGCATGGATCGATGAGCATGTCATGAAGGGCGGCCCCGAAGATTTCGCCGCCAAGCGCGAAGCGAACAAAGGGTAA
- the pcaG gene encoding protocatechuate 3,4-dioxygenase subunit alpha, translating into MAYGETPSQTVGPYFAYGLTAGQYGYDFTDIADTTIAGPDAEGEHIRITGRVLDGNGDVVNDAMIEIWQADANGAYTENPVDVASSGFRGLGRCGTGTDAQNRFYFDTVKPGVVADGTAPFVNVIVFMRGMLVHAFTRFYFDDEAALNAKDDILQSVPADRRDTLIAKRVETRTGVQYRIDIHMQGDAETVFFDV; encoded by the coding sequence ATGGCATATGGTGAAACCCCTTCGCAGACGGTTGGCCCTTATTTCGCCTATGGCCTGACGGCCGGGCAGTATGGTTATGATTTTACCGATATCGCAGACACAACCATCGCCGGACCGGATGCCGAAGGCGAGCATATCCGCATCACCGGTCGTGTTCTTGATGGCAATGGCGATGTCGTCAATGACGCGATGATCGAAATCTGGCAGGCCGATGCCAACGGCGCCTATACCGAAAATCCGGTGGATGTTGCATCATCGGGTTTCCGGGGCCTTGGCCGTTGCGGTACCGGCACGGACGCGCAGAACCGCTTTTATTTTGACACCGTCAAACCGGGGGTTGTTGCCGATGGCACGGCCCCGTTTGTCAATGTCATCGTGTTCATGCGCGGCATGCTGGTTCATGCCTTTACCCGTTTCTATTTCGATGACGAGGCGGCATTGAACGCCAAGGACGACATCCTGCAATCAGTTCCCGCCGATCGCCGTGACACGCTGATTGCCAAGCGTGTCGAAACCCGTACCGGGGTTCAATACCGGATCGACATTCATATGCAGGGGGACGCGGAAACCGTGTTCTTCGACGTGTAA
- the pcaH gene encoding protocatechuate 3,4-dioxygenase subunit beta, with protein sequence MSTFKPRDWGSHAPYIAPGYKSTILRGPTQAPLAIKSGLSEGTGPRFAPASVRKLDFDLTKNGITNGEPLGERIVVHGKVMDTDGRPQPDILVEVWQANAAGRYVHKVDQHDAPLDPNFRGSGRCMTDANGNYVFYTIKPGAYPWGNHFNAWRPNHIHLSLFGPGFATRLVTQMYFPGDPLLELDPIFLETQDASARERLISKFSIEKTEEGFALGYQFDIVLRGRNATPMED encoded by the coding sequence ATGTCCACCTTTAAACCGCGCGACTGGGGTTCCCACGCCCCCTATATCGCACCCGGTTACAAGTCCACCATCCTGCGCGGCCCGACGCAGGCACCGCTTGCGATCAAGTCAGGATTGAGCGAGGGCACCGGCCCGCGTTTTGCCCCGGCATCGGTGCGCAAGCTTGACTTCGATCTGACCAAGAACGGCATCACCAATGGTGAACCGCTGGGCGAACGTATTGTGGTGCATGGCAAGGTCATGGATACCGATGGCCGCCCGCAGCCCGACATTCTTGTCGAAGTCTGGCAGGCCAATGCGGCGGGGCGTTATGTGCACAAGGTGGATCAGCATGACGCGCCGCTTGACCCGAATTTCCGCGGGTCGGGCCGGTGCATGACGGATGCCAATGGCAATTATGTTTTCTATACGATCAAGCCGGGGGCCTATCCGTGGGGCAACCATTTCAACGCATGGCGTCCGAACCATATCCATCTGTCGCTGTTCGGGCCGGGCTTTGCCACGCGCCTTGTGACCCAGATGTATTTCCCGGGTGATCCGTTGCTGGAGCTTGATCCGATTTTCCTTGAAACCCAGGATGCGAGCGCCCGCGAACGTCTGATTTCCAAATTTTCAATCGAGAAAACCGAGGAAGGCTTTGCCCTTGGTTATCAGTTTGACATCGTCCTTCGCGGACGTAATGCCACCCCGATGGAGGACTAA
- the pcaC gene encoding 4-carboxymuconolactone decarboxylase — MSENRYEVGMKTRRSVLGDAHVDRASANVTEIDAGFQRYITENVWNGVWTSDAFTKRERSIVTIALLAGLGHEEELAMHIRATLNTGATREDIREVLMHVAVYAGVPTANTAFRIAKQTYAEIDAAAKGE, encoded by the coding sequence TTGTCTGAGAACCGGTATGAAGTCGGTATGAAAACCCGCCGTTCCGTTCTGGGCGATGCCCATGTGGATCGTGCATCGGCGAATGTCACGGAAATCGATGCCGGTTTTCAGCGTTACATCACCGAGAATGTCTGGAATGGTGTCTGGACCAGCGATGCGTTCACCAAACGCGAACGCAGTATTGTGACCATCGCGCTTCTGGCCGGGCTTGGCCATGAAGAAGAACTGGCGATGCATATCCGTGCAACGCTCAATACCGGTGCCACACGCGAAGATATCCGTGAAGTTCTGATGCATGTTGCGGTCTATGCCGGTGTTCCCACCGCCAATACGGCATTCCGCATTGCCAAACAAACCTATGCCGAGATCGATGCGGCCGCCAAGGGAGAGTAA
- the pcaD gene encoding 3-oxoadipate enol-lactonase — protein sequence MSLQVAPINGTHIHYCQTGPKDGPALVFSNSLGTDLRIWNDVTPAFADRFNVITYDKRGHGLSGIGGADYNIDLHANDLIGLLDYLGVKDVIICGLSVGGLIAQKVTELVPARVRGLILCDTAPKLGDADGWNMRINAIREGGIEVLGDAIIERWLSPTYRRERPVETAMYRDMLVRTTVEGYVGTCVALRDGDLRDAATRISVPVLCVCGSDDLATPPDVVREMAGMIPGAEFELINGVGHLPCLETPELLSRLIDRFIKEKNLV from the coding sequence ATGAGTTTACAAGTCGCCCCGATCAACGGGACACATATCCATTATTGCCAGACCGGCCCGAAAGACGGCCCGGCCTTGGTGTTTTCAAATTCGCTGGGTACGGATCTTCGTATCTGGAACGATGTTACCCCGGCCTTTGCCGACCGGTTCAACGTCATAACCTATGACAAGCGCGGACATGGTTTATCGGGCATTGGCGGGGCGGATTATAATATCGACCTGCATGCCAATGATCTGATCGGGCTTCTGGATTATCTGGGCGTCAAAGACGTCATTATTTGCGGTTTGTCGGTCGGTGGACTGATTGCGCAGAAGGTCACGGAACTGGTGCCCGCCCGCGTTCGCGGCCTGATCCTGTGTGATACCGCGCCGAAACTTGGCGATGCGGATGGCTGGAACATGCGTATCAATGCCATCAGGGAAGGTGGTATCGAGGTTCTTGGCGATGCCATCATCGAACGCTGGCTGTCGCCGACATATCGCCGCGAACGGCCGGTTGAAACCGCGATGTATCGCGACATGCTGGTGCGCACCACGGTCGAGGGTTATGTCGGAACGTGCGTTGCCCTTCGCGATGGTGATCTGCGCGATGCGGCGACCCGGATTTCGGTGCCGGTCCTTTGCGTTTGTGGATCGGACGATCTGGCGACACCGCCCGATGTGGTGCGCGAGATGGCCGGGATGATCCCCGGTGCCGAATTCGAACTTATAAACGGGGTCGGGCATTTGCCGTGCCTTGAAACCCCTGAATTGCTTTCCCGGTTGATCGACCGATTTATCAAGGAGAAGAACCTTGTCTGA